One part of the Ornithodoros turicata isolate Travis chromosome 2, ASM3712646v1, whole genome shotgun sequence genome encodes these proteins:
- the LOC135384294 gene encoding uncharacterized protein K02A2.6-like: MQQDLDLTNLLKQARLLEDVDKSATIMEQQKETVQANFRRQKGRKQRQQQSQALFKSPPQHPPPTQQTEGANTRDPNSRCRHCGGKWPHQGGQGNCPARNKNCHTCEKRGHFSHVCKSRSKYQVAEITQDSDSDENVFAVATVSSTSKQNTPQVALTVNGTTLMFTIDTGASVSVISRDTFCQLRGKPEIKKSNTRVYAFGSQQPLPIIGKICATLSYKDKTSTEDIFIIEKSVSSILSFTAATNLDLIKVAYTVDKSQSPLVQFPSICSGVGKLKNFQVHLQIDKEVAPVAQPYRRVPFALRKKVEAELDRLLALDIIEVAEGATPWVSPIVIVPKPRNPEEIRLCLDMRCANKAIVRERHVCPTVDDIITTLNGETTFTKLDLRNGYHQLELDPESRVITTFATHVGLFRYKRLIFGINTAAEIFQDAIRQTLSGIPNVINLSDDILVFGKTQAEHDIALHNTLERLHVSGVTINVSKCSFSQPELRFFGYLFSAAGISPDPSKVEAFCQLQPPTNIHELRSLLGTINFCGRFIPNLTDLTYPLRRLAKNALNGYGDLRRNTHSRHSKTSCRRHPV; the protein is encoded by the coding sequence ATGCAACAAGACTTGGACCTAACTAACCTGCTCAAACAAGCCCGCCTCCTAGAAGATGTAGACAAGTCTGCTACCATTATGGAGCAACAGAAAGAAACCGTCCAAGCAAATTTTCGCCGGCAGAAGGGCCgcaaacaacgacaacaacagtCTCAAGCGCTTTTCAAGAGCCCACCACAACATCCACCACCAACTCAACAAACGGAGGGTGCGAACACGCGAGACCCAAACAGTCGTTGCCGACACTGCGGAGGAAAATGGCCACATCAAGGGGGTCAAGGTAACTGCCCTGCCAGAAACAAAAACTGCCACACCTGTGAAAAAAGGGGTCACTTCTCACATGTGTGCAAATCTCGCAGCAAATATCAGGTTGCTGAAATTACCCAGGACTCTGACAGTGACGAAAATGTGTTTGCTGTGGCAACAGTATCGAGTACTTCTAAGCAGAACACACCTCAGGTCGCCTTAACAGTAAACGGCACCACCCTAATGTTCACAATTGACACAGGAGCCTCGGTGTCCGTAATCAGCAGAGACACATTTTGTCAGCTACGAGGAAAACCGGAGATAAAAAAGTCAAATACCCGTGTCTACGCTTTTGGCTCCCAGCAACCGTTGCCAATAATTGGCAAGATCTGTGCCACGCTTTCCTACAAGGATAAGACAAGCACAGAGGACATCTTCATCATTGAGAAAAGTGTGAGCTCGATACTGAGTTTCACTGCAGCCACAAATCTCGACCTCATCAAAGTTGCATACACAGTCGACAAATCACAGTCTCCACTAGTCCAGTTTCCGAGCATATGCTCAGGGGTAGGAAAACTAAAGAACTTTCAGGTGCACTTACAGATAGACAAGGAGGTAGCTCCAGTTGCACAGCCCTACCGCAGAGTACCATTCGCACTAAGAAAGAAAGTGGAGGCAGAACTAGACCGGCTGCTTGCTTTAGACATTATAGAAGTGGCAGAAGGTGCAACACCTTGGGTGTCTCCGATCGTGATAGTACCAAAACCAAGAAACCCTGAGGAGATCAGACTCTGTCTTGATATGCGTTGTGCAAACAAAGCCATTGTGAGAGAGAGACATGTCTGCCCGACAGTGGACGACATCATCACTACACTGAACGGAGAAACAACATTCACAAAATTAGACTTGCGAAACGGCTACCACCAACTAGAGCTTGACCCTGAATCCAGAGTGATTACGACCTTCGCAACCCACGTTGGATTGTTCCGATACAAAAGACTGATATTTGGCATTAACACAGCTGCTGAGATTTTTCAGGACGCCATTAGACAAACACTGAGTGGCATCCCCAATGTCATCAACCTCAGTGATGACATTCTAGTTTTCGGAAAAACTCAAGCCGAGCATGACATTGCTCTCCACAACACCCTAGAAAGACTTCATGTCTCTGGGGTGACCATAAATGTAAGCAAATGTTCCTTCAGCCAGCCCGAACTGCGCTTCTTCGGATACCTCTTCTCAGCAGCAGGCATATCCCCCGACCCCTCAAAAGTGGAAGCATTTTGCCAGCTACAGCCACCTACGAACATCCACGAACTCAGGAGCCTCCTTGGAACTATAAACTTCTGTGGCAGATTTATTCCCAACCTGACTGATCTAACTTACCCTTTGAGGAGGTTGGCAAAAAATGCACTGAATGGGTATGGGGACCTCAGGAGGAACACGCATTCACGACACTCAAAGACAAGTTGTCGGCGGCATCCAGTTTGA